The DNA region GGATCCAGATGCCAACATCATCTGGGGTACCCAGATCCAAGAAGAACTGCAAAATACCATACGCACCACCATTGTAGTAGCCGGAGTCAAATCACCATACATATTTGGCATACATACTGGTGAACCAGAATACATTGAAGAACGACAAAAAGAAAAAGTGCCAGAATCATCGCTAGAAGAATTCATCGACGGTGTTTTTTAAATAAATCCTTTCTCAAAGGGGAAGTAATTGATTAGGGAGCATAATCTTTCTCTAACCCCCTTACATTAACCCTAGTCTATTCTGTCTTCCCCATGCAAAGGTTTATATGCCCTCATGGGCATAATCTATTTTTATAATATCTAAATTTTTACTTTCTCCTTCTATTGATAATTAAGTGAAGTGGGATTTTTATGAATTTAAACAAAGAATCAATTGAAAGTTTTATAAAACAGTGCCAGAGAGTGCTAAAAGTCTCCAGGAAACCAGACCGGGAGGAATATATCAATGTGGCCAAAGTAACAGCTATTGGCATTATCCTCATTGGAGTCATAGGTTTCATAATTAGTATAATAGGTCAGCTTATTCAAGGCACTGGTTAGTAACACTACAGGTTAGTGATAATTTGATTTATGCAATAAGAACACTGGTAGGTCAGGAAAAAAACGTGGCCCGTATAATTGCCAGGAATGTTAAAGACAGTGGGATTGGAGTAAGCGCAGTCCTGGTTCCAGAAAGTTTAAGGGGATACATATTAGTAGAATCCTCCACCAAACTGGATCTACAGAATCCTGCCTTTAAAGTACCCCATATGAAAGGGGCAATTGATGGAGAGATCCCATACGAAGAGATAAAAAGCTTTTTAAAGCCGGAACCAATAATAGCTTCCATACAGAAGGGAAGTATTGTGGAACTTATATCCGGACCATTTAAAGGAGAAAAAGCTAAAGTGGTCAGGATTGATGAATCCAGAGAAGATGTGGTTCTGGAACTTATTGAAGCTGCAGTTCCTATCCCAGTTACAGTTAAAGGTGATCAAATCAGATTAATACAGAAGGAGGCAGATTAATGGCAACAGAAACCGTTGAAATTCTTATAGATGGCGGTAAAGCCACTCCCGGCCCACCATTAGGTCCAGCCATCGGACCCCTAGGTATCAATATGATGCAAGTGGTGGAGCAAATTAACCAGAAAACAGCAGACTTCGAAGGCATGAAAGTACCAGTGAAAGTCATAGTGGACACCTCAACCAAAGAGTTCGAGGTTACAGTGGGAACACCCCCAACCACCGCACTGATCATGGATGAGTTGAAGATAGAAAAGGGTTCTCAAGACCCTGGAGTAGACAAAGTAGCTGATCTGAAAATTGAACAGGCTCTTAAGGTCGCCAGGATGAAATTCGACACCCTCTTATCAGCAGACTACAAAAATGCCACTAAAGAGGTTGTGGGTACCTGTGTGAGCATGGGTATCACTGTGGAAGGTAAAGATCCACGGGAAGTGCAAAAAGAAATCAGTGATGGTGTCTACAACGATAAGTTAGTAGAAAAAGCCTGATCTAATAGTTCTTATAAAATTTATAATTGTGACAGTTGTATCACAAATTATATCAAAAAAACAAACACGACAGAAAAATACAAACACAACTAAATCCAAACCCATTAAATTGAACTTTTCACCCCAGAAGAGTTCGGAGGAATTTACGTGAAACAAGAGATCTTAGAAGCGGTGAAGAAGGCAAAGGAAGAATCCAAGCCGAGAAACTTCACACAATCCATTGATGTGGTTATCACCATCAAGGATTTAGACGTGAAAAAACCCGAAAACCGCATAGACGAAGAAGTTCTTCTCCCTAATGGACGGGGTAAAGATGTTAAGATCGCCTTTATTGCCGATGGTGAACTGGCCCTGCAGGCTGAAAACGCCGGAGCAAATTTGGTGATCAGCAAAGCAGAACTGGAGGAAATGGGCAAAAATCGTAAAGAAGCCAAGAAGATGGCCAACAAGCATGATTTCTTCGTGGCTCAAGCCGATATGATGCCCCTAGTAGGAAGATTCCTGGGACCTGTACTGGGACCACGGAAAAAAATGCCAAAACCAGTTCCAGCAACCATCAAACCCGAACCCATAATG from Methanobacterium petrolearium includes:
- a CDS encoding protein translocase SEC61 complex subunit gamma, which produces MNLNKESIESFIKQCQRVLKVSRKPDREEYINVAKVTAIGIILIGVIGFIISIIGQLIQGTG
- a CDS encoding transcription elongation factor Spt5; this translates as MIYAIRTLVGQEKNVARIIARNVKDSGIGVSAVLVPESLRGYILVESSTKLDLQNPAFKVPHMKGAIDGEIPYEEIKSFLKPEPIIASIQKGSIVELISGPFKGEKAKVVRIDESREDVVLELIEAAVPIPVTVKGDQIRLIQKEAD
- a CDS encoding 50S ribosomal protein L11, whose product is MATETVEILIDGGKATPGPPLGPAIGPLGINMMQVVEQINQKTADFEGMKVPVKVIVDTSTKEFEVTVGTPPTTALIMDELKIEKGSQDPGVDKVADLKIEQALKVARMKFDTLLSADYKNATKEVVGTCVSMGITVEGKDPREVQKEISDGVYNDKLVEKA
- a CDS encoding 50S ribosomal protein L1 → MKQEILEAVKKAKEESKPRNFTQSIDVVITIKDLDVKKPENRIDEEVLLPNGRGKDVKIAFIADGELALQAENAGANLVISKAELEEMGKNRKEAKKMANKHDFFVAQADMMPLVGRFLGPVLGPRKKMPKPVPATIKPEPIMERLKGTVKVRIKDQPVIQALVGTQDMDDELIAANIESVLTVLDQKLEKGRSQIKSMYVKTTMGPVARVI